Below is a genomic region from Helianthus annuus cultivar XRQ/B chromosome 2, HanXRQr2.0-SUNRISE, whole genome shotgun sequence.
AGAGTTTGTTTGATCAAGGTGCGAGGAGCATATGATTAGTCTTTTGTATGTAGCATTGATAATTCAAACCCACTTCAAGTTCGATAAGTCAAACCCAATGCAACTTCTAAAGCTCAAACCTAGTTCAAATTCTAAAAGTCAAACCTAGCCCAAATTCAAAAAAGCCAATGCCAGTTCAAGTTATAATTTCCAAATTTGGAGCTGGTAATCACTTGTTGTTATTAGTAACATCATTAGGAATTAGATTTGGGATATTAATCGCCTTCGATCTTTAATTACTAGATTTAGGTAATATTTTTAAAATTGGAGGGAATATATCTTGTGGcggtattttagtcttttcacATGAATTTAAACGGCCATCTCACACCAGGGACTTGATTGATTCCAATTGACAACCACATGGACTGGAATggtcgtttttttttttcaaataggAACTGCATGTGAGAACGGGTGTAAACCATAGTGAATGAAATTATAccttactcttttttttttctcaagaATGTTAACCAATTCTCCCCTAtacctttattttttttaaatgatatattttatGGACTTTTAGTTGGTTAGATATAATCGAGCTAAACCGAAATGAAATTAGTATATGACGTTTGGTCCATGCTCGACAATTAGTGTCAGTCCAAACTTTATTATATTGCTTAGATGCCCAAAAATGGTAACTTTTGTAATTATTTGGAACATAACTAACGAAATCATCGTCTATTAGCATAAACCACCTTACGGCTGACCTCTTCGTAAAAATCAAATCTAGAGATCAAATgatattttcttatttatttaagctattaaaaaaatataaaaaataggTAGATTTGGGTTAAAAAATATAATGTCAAAAATCGTAGAAAGCGAATTTTAATGCATAAaaacttgtttcatcattttATTAATATAAACAATATTGAAATCAGATTTGAAATGCTAATTATTACACGTTGTTATCATTTCAAAAACACAATACGCCAATTTTCTAAGTTTTTCTTCGGTGACTCTTTTCTGCTCAACGACGGTCACAAACATAGTTTGTGAGAAACGTCAGGGTGTGGtgcttgggtttgggcgtgggaAAGCcaccagtggcggatccaggaattttTTCCTATGGGTTCACTTTTTTTCGGTGGTCAGATTTTTTACAACTAAACGTTAAGATATTCGGTTCGAGACGGATCGGATCGGGTCGGTCAGGGAAAAAATACAGTATAATGATGCAAGTAGAAAATTATTTTCATCACTATCATGATGTTGCTTAGATTCAGTTTGCTCATAATCCATATTATTGCAAAATTGTCATAGAAAAGCTTGTTTGACCTTGTTTTAGATAGTTCCCATTTTGAAAATTGTGGACTCTTATTTTCCTTTTGGTAAAAGAAGTACAAGAATCTAAAAGTGTCCCTTTGATTAGTGAACCCTTGGTCACTAATCAACCATAGCAAGTCTCTAGATATCCATGTTATTTAAGAACTTGCGGCTAACTGTTGATTAAACTACCTTTTACATCTAAGAATCATAAATCACTAAACACAGTTGAATGGTAAGAACTCAATCCAGTCAATTCTTATTAGCTTTGATAACTCGTTAATGCATTATATCTAAGAATCATAAATCACTACACGGTTGAATGGTAAGAACTCAATCAAGCCAATTCTTATTAGCTTTGATAACTGGTTCAAGTTTTAACAGGATTAAAATCACAAATTCATATTCACAAATCACATATTCACAATATTCACATACAAGATTCAAACTGATTAAAGTATAATGCTTTAAATTTTACATCCCTAAATGGCTAAATTCTAAGTTTCcacaaaacaacataaaacatcAAATGGCAAAATTAAGATTAAAACATCAAACAGGTTAAAATTAACATCAAAATTAACACTAAAACATCAATAAAAGTTAAAAGTTGACATTAACACACCTGAGAGAAAATGAGGACGAGTGAAATTTGAAGGCTACTGGAATGGTGGAAACAAGAAGCGGTGGCCGGAGCAAGACAGCCGAAGGTGGAGCGGAGGAGGACAGCCGGAGGTGGAGCGGAGGAAGACGGCCAGAGACGGAGACGGACGCCAAAAAGGACGGCCGGAGGAGAGGAGGAGGTCGCCAGAGAGGGTGAGTAGGAGGGTGGAGGCGGTGTTTTCTTGTTCTGAACTGCGACTTCTCTGTTCTATTCTTCTGCTGCGTTTTCTTTTGTGTGAGTGTAACCCTAAATGGGTTTTTCattaaacaaaaatttaaaaaaaaaaacgaaataaAATCTTAAAAACCGCCTAACGCGGGATTCGAACCCGGGTGTTAACGTAACAATGAAGCGCATTAACCAGTGAACCACCAAAGCTTTTAGTTTATGGGTTCCCCTTGTATTTTATTTATGGGTTCCTTTTTTAGTTTACTATACATATTTTATTACTATAAAGAAGCAATAAATATAGGCACTAAGAGTTGTAACTTGTGCTTAGggcatttttcaaaaaaaaaaacttgaattttacttttaacccaaaaggtttttaccttttccattttaaccctacataatttgtttttttaactttaacccaaaacttttcattatttgcaatttaacttcacaacttttgttacttatacttttcatctttcgcaaattttcgttttgcgtatagttctaaatttttcgagttaatacgacacaacgtgcatgtgtggttcaacgtttttacctctatttttccatgtttgacaggttcgtcgcaacacgcatatcctaggtcgagtcagtgttggtggtcgatgacggttttTGACACCGTTTTACTCCCCACCACAACGCGgcgtgtgctttgggggttttcaaaaaaaaatgattttttttttactttttacccaaaagtatttcataaattatttttaacccaaaactttttatcttttgcaatctatcctcataactttttttactttcaactttggtcctttatagttttcactttacgcaaatttttcgctttatgcttggttctaaattttgtcacttaacacatcgcaacgtgcgtctttggtttaacgtttttacgtttcgttctaaattttgcgagttaacatgacgcaacgtgTGTGTGtaggtgaacgtttttacatcgtcttttttccccgtttgacatgtttaacataacgtgcgggtcctagatcaacttagttataactaaagaaaccccgccgcattgcggcgggtctcaatCCTAGTTtacactaaaaattaaaaaccgaatgggttcctgggaacccatAACTTGTACGTAAGTCCGCCCATGAAAGCCACACAAGCCTTGCACACGGCTTTGGGTGTTGCCCCTCTAGCGTTTGTATTGTGCCTAACGTGGGACGCTAGCTGGGTTGAGGTGGCTGGCTGTGATTGGCTGGTTAATTAAATGAAATATTTAATAGGGCTAGCTAAAAAAAAGTCACGCCACCCCACACCCAAAAGAAGTCACACTCAACCAAGCCACACCACGTGGAGCCCACCTCCGCCACATGTCAACCCAAACCCAACCCCGTAGTCTAAAAGAGAAAGTAGTGGTCATGTTTGTCTGTGGGGCATCCTCTAACCAGTGACGATGTGAGCCCATTGTAGATGCGCTCATGTTTGTGACATATTAAAAATAAACATATTTTATTATGTTGATTAATGCAACTAttatttacattacattacaacgGCTAGATTATCATTTTATTGTTacatttattgtttttattttattaattttgttatgattatttttatttatattataacTATTTGTTGTTTTTAACTGTATGcaggttttgttttattttatttttattttattattttttgttatgattattttttatttatattataacTATTAGTTATAGTACATATGAATAGCGTACAACTAAAAATAATGGATTACAAGATTGTTTTTATGATATTTACAATGCAAGACAAATCTTAAACACTTGTTTGTATAAAAAAACATTAAATGGACAAAACCTTTGTCCCTTTCATATCAACAAGCCGTTTGAACCCGCATTTAACAAGCCCACCCGACCCGTTTAGCCAGGTATAATAATATACACATAGAAACTTAGGATATGCATGTTTGTCTTGCTTACAAATGCAGTAACAATCCACCATTAATAGCAAGAAATTATGGAAACAAGCAGCCCGTCTAACGAACCCAAAAACTGCGAGAAAGCAAAAGCGCCACATGGGTTAATACGGATGGTATTCCAACAAGCAGACTGGAAGGACATAGTTTTGATGGGACTAGGAATATGTGGATGTTTTGTTGATGGGTTAAGTGTGTCAGCCATGATGTTGCTTTTGAGTCGTTTGATGAACGGTTATGCTTCTGTGTCGTCTTTAACCCTTCAAGATGTAGATCAGGTTAGTTTAAAATCCATTAATATTTCGGTTATggttatatatatgtgtatatatcgGTTATAGGTTCGGATATTATGGAACACTAATGTGTAAATAAGTTTGTTTTGCAGTATGCCCTCATGTTTGTCTATATCGCGATTGTTTTAGGTGCGGGTGCTTTTCTAGGTTAGTTAATGATCTTCATGTGTTATATTCTATGATGTTTTAAGATGAAGTAATTTTTAACGAATATCGTGTTTTGACATTGAGCAGAAGGTTTTTGTTGGGGCCGGACCGCAGAGAGACAGTACTCTCGCATGCGCACCAAATATTTAAAAGCTATTTTACGCCAACAAGTAGGCTACTTCGACACAACACTTGAAGCGTCTCGTGTTACTACAAGTATCTCAAGCGACACGCTAAATATACGGGGAGTTCTGAGTGAAAAGGTGAATTACTTCTAGATCTtcagtacagtacagtacagtacaggTCGGGTTGGGTTGACCCACAACACTTTTTCGACTCATTTGACTCATTTGACCCATTAGACCAAATAGATTTTCATAGTCAACATGGTTCTTTCTTTCATCATATATCTTATAATATCAACATAAAACCGTATGATATCGTCGCAGATTCCAAATTTCATCACGGGTATATGGATGTTCATAGCGGCTGAAATAACAGGCATGTACCTTTGTTGGAGACTAGCTATCGTGGCTGTCCCGACAACCTTTTTATTGATTCTTCCTGGAGCGGTTTATGGAACGTTGTTATCAAAAAACGAAGAGAGGTTACAAGAAGCATACGCAGTGGCAGGCGGGATAGCAGAGCAAGCGTTATCATCAATAAAAACCGTTCACTCGTATGTTAGTGAGGAcaaaatggtgaagagattttcAACTGCATTAGGACCAACTTTGACTTTAGGGGTCAAACAAGGTCAACTTAAGGGAATGGTGTTTGGTAGTGTTGGAGTTATTTATGCTATTTGGGCACTTTTGACATGGTATGGAAGTGTTTTGGTTATTGATAAGGGGATCAAAGGTGGAGATATTCTTAGTGCTGGAGTGTGTGTTGTCTATGGAGGATTGTAAGTATTAAGTGTTTCATTCTTAATAATTTAGGGGTATATGCTATTTCAAAATATTGGATACCGATTCGGATATTTAAATAGATATCCGagctaataaaaaaaaatcaaaaatctgTTTCGTGCATAGATTAAAACTAAATTTGTATTCGGTTTTCCAAATTTCCAATATTGAAAACAAAAAACATTCATAAATCCACGTCCGAATCCGATTATTTACTATTGTTAACTATATCTAACTAAGCATAGTGTGTTCATATAGATATGTTTActatattttttttggttttcggATATTCGTTTATCCGAACTTTTTAGAAATCCACATGAATCCGAATCCaaattcggattatccgattttcggatatccgaaattttggatatttCAGATACGGATATCCGATTATTTACTATTTTTAACTATATCTAACAATATTTTTCTATTTGTTTTGATTTATCTACTATAGAATGTGTAAAAATGATATTATGTTTTAAAATGGTGAAGATGATATTATGAAAATTAAATGGATATACATGaaaatttgaactttttgaaAAAGATGTATGTAAAATTACTCCAAAGTTATgttattttaataaataataataataatataatacatTGAATAATATGATTTCAAAGACTTTATGCGTTAAAAATACCGATTATGCAAATTtcaacccatttgacccgtttcctTTGTAgctaatttttattttatctgTTTGAGCCGCTAGAGATTAAAACCACATACAGTGGACCTGTCTAAAAGTAAATGGGTCGAAACTGTCAACTCTAGTTGAAACGACATATTTAAACAAACCTATAAAAGAAACTTAAATAATGGTTTACTATTTTGCAGTGGTCTTGGGAGTTCTTTCATGAACATCAAGTACTTTGCTGAAGCAAGTATTTCAGCATCAATAATTAACGAAATGATCGAAAGAATCCCATCCATTGATTCCGAAGATCCACAAGGGATGACAATATCTGAACTCAAAGGTACTTTGGAGTTCAAAGACGTTGACTTCGCGTACCCATCAAGACCGGAATGTTTGGTTCTGAAACGGTTCAACCTTAAGGTGAAGGCCTGCCAAACCGTTGGATTGGTTGGTCAAAGCGGGTCGGGTAAGTCAACGGTCATAAATCTACTTGAAAGATTTTATGATCCTATTGAAGGTGAGCTTCTTTTGGATGACATCAACATAAAGTCACTAAACTTGAAGTGGTTACGTGGACAAATGGGGTTGGTGAGTCAGGAGCCTATACTTTTTGCTACGTCGATTAAAGAGAATATTCTGTTCGGGAAAGAGGATGCTACAAGTGAAGAGATTGAAGAGGCGGCCAAACGGGCCAACGCACATGAGTTTATCGCGCAATTACCTAATGGTTATGAGACATTGGTGAGCACCAACTCGAATCCTACGTCAAAAAATCCAAATTTTAGTATGGGTCTAAACGGGTTGGGTTGGGCGGGTTGACCCGCTAGCcgttttttatctttttttagcATTAAAAGTAAGTCATTAATCACGTCTACAAAACAATAGGGGAGACTATTTGcacacttggtgtgtagatagtcagctaaaaagggttttttttgtcctatatgcacaccctgcagtgttGAGTTGTGGTCAAagcgcggcgttttggtccggtcaaccagacaaagactgacgggtgtctgacgggtctgttgaccggaccaaaacgccgagctttggccgcgttttggtcctgtcaaccagacacccggccagtcttttgtctggttgactgGACCAAAACGCCACGCTTTggccacagctcgacactgcagggtgtgcatataggacaaaaaaACCCTTTTTGGTGTGCATATAGGCATTTGGGTGTGCCAATAGGTACACCCAAACAatattattacaaaaataatcTAAATTATTGTGTAACACGACCTTCGAGATTTGTAGTACACTTTAAAAAAGACTTTTTGTGACTTTCAACCGGTTAAATACGTCCCATTTTAGCTAAAAAGAATTATTTGACTCGTTCAGAAACTAGAGGTGGCAAGATCATCAGGTTGTGTAACAAGTCAAAACGAGTCAGGTTGCTTTTAGTTTATAGGTTGAAATGGTCCGGGTTAGCTTGACCCACTAAAAAGATTTATTTAACCCATTTGGAAATTAAACACCGTTTAAGATAAAATACAGCTTAAATCGACCCATTCATAATTAAACGACTTAAAATAATATCTTTATATTATGTTCTACTTGCATCAGGTTGGAGAATTAGGAACTCAAATGTCTGGAGGGCAAAAACAACGAATTTCGATAGCCCGGGCCTTACTTAGAGACCCGAAAATCCTACTTCTAGACGAAGCCACAAGTTCACTAGACTCGCATTCTGAAAAGGCGGTCCAAGAGGCGTTAACTCGCGCTTCAATAGGAAGAACAACAATAATCGTCGCACACCGTTTGTCTACTCTACGTGACGCTAACATAATCGTCGTGATTCAATCAGGCGAAGTGATCGAGTCAGGATCACATGAACAACTTCTAGTAAACACAAATGGACCGTATTCGGTCATGGTCCAGTTACAAAAAACATTGGCACCCACTCAAAGTGTAACGttaaccgatagcgtcatgatgaCATCAGAAACAACAGAAACAACGGTAACACGAGTTACGAGATCATGTCACAAAGAACCGACGAACGAACACGCGAAAGAAGAACAAGACAGCCGTCCTACGTGGCGACAGCTCATCCAAATGAACCAACACGAATGGAAACCCGCGTTAGCGGGCTGCATAGGAGCGTTACTTAGCGGGTTAATTCAACCATCGCTCGCTTTTGCTCAAGGCGCGATGCTATCCATGTTTTTCCTCAAAGATCATGACGAACTTCGTTCGCAAACAAGAACTTTATGCTACGCTTTCGTATCGATTGCTGTCTCAGCTTTCGTCATTAGCGTGATTCAACATTACTATTTCGGGATAATGGGCGAGAACTTAACAAAAAGGGTACGCGAAACGATTTTCAAAAAGATAATGACGTTTGAGATCGAATGGTTCGAACGAGAAAACAACAGTACAGGCGCATTATGCTCGAGACTCGCTACCGACACAATAATGGTAAGAAACCTTGTAGCGGACCGATTAGCATTTTTTGCACAAACGATTTCGGCTTCAATATCAGCGGTTATTCTAAGTATGATATTATCTTGGCGAGTAGCTCTTGTTGCTATCGCGTTACAACTAGTAATCATAGTTAGTTTTTACTTAAAATCGCTAATAACGACAAGCCCAGAAAACAAATGCAGCGAAATAGCGAGTGAGGCGGTAAACAACCATAGAATAATCACAGCGTATCACTCGCACGGGCCGGTTATGAGGATATTTGAAGGCACGCAAAAAGGCCCGAATACGGAGAGTAAAAAGCAGAACTGGTATGCGGGGGTTGCCTTATTCGCTAGACCGTTTTTAACTAATGTTAATGTAGCGGTATTATTTTGGTACGGCGGAAAGCTTTTATATCAAGGAAATATAACATATAAACGCCTTTTCCAAACGTTCTACGTCGTGGTGTTAGCCGGGATGATCATCGCTGAAACCGGTAGCATGACGGGTGATCTCACATTGGGAAAAAACGCGCTAAAATCTATATTCGTGATTTTAAAACGACAAACGAAAATGAAAGTTAAAAGTGAGTCAAACCAGCATGCAGTAAGCGCGTTAAAGGTAAACGGGCTCATAGAGCTAAAAGATGTGGATTTCTTTTATACAAGTAGGCCGACGAAATGGGCCCTTAACGGGTTAAGCTTGAGGATAGAAGCGGGAGAAGTTGTTGCGCTTGTTGGAACGAGTGGTTCGGGAAAGTCAACTGTTATAGGTATGATCCAACGGTTTTATGACCCGTTTAAAGGGTCTGTTGAAATAGATGGAGTGGATATTAGTTGTTATGATTTGAAGGCGATACGGTCATTTATCGCGTGGGTTGGCCAAGAGCCTACGCTGTTTGCGGAAACGATTAAGGAAAATATTGCTTATGGGAAAGATAATGCAACTGAAGCTGAGATTGTTCAAGCAGCAAGTCTTGCTAATATTCATGAGTTCATAAGGTTTATCACTGCTAAACTACattatatataaacatattttTTCAGTTGTCACATGTTGTACGGGTAGTTAtaagcagtggcgaagcttgccCTCGAAAacggggagggggggggggggggggaaacgtatatacccaaaaatttctatacgaagactacatatatatataacatatataGAACCGCCCCACTTATCCTGCGCCCCTGGTTATAAGTTGGATATTGGTCCCACTTTGGTCGTTTGGTAACCTGATAACCGTTCACGGGCAGCAAGCTGACATGGCGGTTATTGAATGACCAGAGTGGGacaaaacaataataatcccaactgaGAATATTCTTACCATCAGTCTCTactttttaactatttttttctttttcaattgacccctgttaaaaaaaactaattgagttaagtttttttaatgGGGGCCATtgaaaaaaatagttaaaaagtAGGGATTGTTGGTAAAAATATTCTTAGttaggattattattggccaactaAGAAAATgtaggattattaaaatctaatttgCCGTCATTAAAAGATGGCTTTTGATTTAGGTCATGTACATTGGCTAATGGGAGATAAATGAAAACACACTTCGACATTTAATGTAGTCATTTCTAACGTTAAACATTGTGTATAAACAGTTCAATGAAAGACGGATACGACACTTTCTGTGGCGAAAGAGGGGTGCAATTATCAGGTGGACAAAAGCAAAGAATCGCGATTGCACGCGCAATTTTAAAAAACCCCGCCATTATACTTCTAGACGAAGCAACAAGTGCGTTAGACCTAAAATCTGAGGCACTTGTACAAGACGCGTTGGAGAAAACCATGAGCGGTAGGACATGCGTCATTGTAGCCCATCGATTATCTACGATTCAACGATCAAATAAAATATCGGTGATTGATAACGGTAGAGTTATAGAAGAAGGTTCTCATGATGATTTGTTAGCAAAAGGAGAAGCTTATTATTCTCTTTTTAGCCTTCAACAACAAGCTTTCCATATGTAGGGATTACGTTTTGTATGTATTGTTTGCATAAGaataaagtacacagatggtccctatggttaatcaaaattttgaatttagtCCCTAGTTTTTCAAAATTATACAGATTGTCCCAATGGTTTGCACTTTATAATGCATTTAGTCATCAACTTTTGCCAAAAATACACAGTTGGTCcttatggtttgcactttgtaatgcatttagtccccaacttttagtgactaaatgtgttacaaagtgcaaaccacagggaccatccatgtacttttagaaagttagggactaaatccaaaatttcaCCAACTAGCGATTAACACAACACTGCCCATGCTTGCTTAGACTTTAGAcccttatgttataactttattTAGATCCCAAACTTTAATGGTCCGGTTAAAACCCGAATTGATAACATGGCACTGACGTGACATGTAATTATTATTTCACAGGTCGGAACTATG
It encodes:
- the LOC118483879 gene encoding putative multidrug resistance protein, with the translated sequence MNIKYFAEASISASIINEMIERIPSIDSEDPQGMTISELKGTLEFKDVDFAYPSRPECLVLKRFNLKVKACQTVGLVGQSGSGKSTVINLLERFYDPIEGELLLDDINIKSLNLKWLRGQMGLVSQEPILFATSIKENILFGKEDATSEEIEEAAKRANAHEFIAQLPNGYETLVGELGTQMSGGQKQRISIARALLRDPKILLLDEATSSLDSHSEKAVQEALTRASIGRTTIIVAHRLSTLRDANIIVVIQSGEVIESGSHEQLLVNTNGPYSVMVQLQKTLAPTQSVTLTDSVMMTSETTETTVTRVTRSCHKEPTNEHAKEEQDSRPTWRQLIQMNQHEWKPALAGCIGALLSGLIQPSLAFAQGAMLSMFFLKDHDELRSQTRTLCYAFVSIAVSAFVISVIQHYYFGIMGENLTKRVRETIFKKIMTFEIEWFERENNSTGALCSRLATDTIMVRNLVADRLAFFAQTISASISAVILSMILSWRVALVAIALQLVIIVSFYLKSLITTSPENKCSEIASEAVNNHRIITAYHSHGPVMRIFEGTQKGPNTESKKQNWYAGVALFARPFLTNVNVAVLFWYGGKLLYQGNITYKRLFQTFYVVVLAGMIIAETGSMTGDLTLGKNALKSIFVILKRQTKMKVKSESNQHAVSALKVNGLIELKDVDFFYTSRPTKWALNGLSLRIEAGEVVALVGTSGSGKSTVIGMIQRFYDPFKGSVEIDGVDISCYDLKAIRSFIAWVGQEPTLFAETIKENIAYGKDNATEAEIVQAASLANIHEFISSMKDGYDTFCGERGVQLSGGQKQRIAIARAILKNPAIILLDEATSALDLKSEALVQDALEKTMSGRTCVIVAHRLSTIQRSNKISVIDNGRVIEEGSHDDLLAKGEAYYSLFSLQQQAFHM
- the LOC110887073 gene encoding ABC transporter B family member 18, which produces METSSPSNEPKNCEKAKAPHGLIRMVFQQADWKDIVLMGLGICGCFVDGLSVSAMMLLLSRLMNGYASVSSLTLQDVDQYALMFVYIAIVLGAGAFLEGFCWGRTAERQYSRMRTKYLKAILRQQVGYFDTTLEASRVTTSISSDTLNIRGVLSEKIPNFITGIWMFIAAEITGMYLCWRLAIVAVPTTFLLILPGAVYGTLLSKNEERLQEAYAVAGGIAEQALSSIKTVHSYVSEDKMVKRFSTALGPTLTLGVKQGQLKGMVFGSVGVIYAIWALLTWYGSVLVIDKGIKGGDILSAGVCVVYGGL